The following proteins are encoded in a genomic region of Atribacterota bacterium:
- a CDS encoding sugar ABC transporter permease, whose product MIPSLIIIGIFLLYPLINSIYLSLTDYNFVYSITPEFTGIENYKSLFSDSYFIIALKNTFKYTLVFFPLTILISFLLALLLNSKTKGVSLFQGTILLPIVVPLSLAGVMFTWILAEDFGIVNHIIANILKLPQLTHFWLAEKETALNSLAAVGLWKYFGFCVILFLAGLKFIPKEIYESAEIDGANPLQKLIYIIIPNLRSSFLLVGIWTIIQSIKVYDQVVVMTKGGPGNSTLVLYLYAWKNAFEYFDMGYAQTVALFVGALAFIISITFNFILSPERK is encoded by the coding sequence ATGATTCCATCTTTAATTATAATAGGAATTTTTCTTCTATATCCTTTGATAAATTCAATCTATTTGAGTTTGACTGATTATAATTTTGTTTACTCAATTACACCTGAATTTACTGGGATTGAAAATTATAAAAGTCTTTTTTCAGATTCATATTTTATAATTGCTTTAAAAAATACCTTCAAATATACATTAGTTTTTTTCCCATTAACGATATTAATATCTTTTTTATTAGCTTTATTACTAAATTCAAAAACAAAAGGAGTAAGTCTTTTTCAAGGAACTATATTGTTGCCAATTGTTGTTCCTTTATCATTAGCAGGCGTAATGTTTACCTGGATATTGGCCGAAGATTTTGGTATTGTAAACCACATAATTGCTAATATACTTAAATTGCCCCAATTAACACACTTCTGGCTTGCTGAAAAGGAAACAGCCCTAAATTCATTAGCAGCAGTAGGCCTTTGGAAGTATTTTGGCTTTTGTGTAATACTTTTTTTAGCTGGCTTAAAATTTATTCCCAAGGAAATTTATGAATCTGCAGAAATAGACGGTGCCAATCCTTTACAGAAACTGATCTATATAATTATTCCTAATTTACGTAGCTCATTTTTATTAGTCGGGATATGGACCATAATTCAATCTATCAAAGTATATGACCAGGTTGTGGTAATGACAAAAGGTGGGCCTGGTAATTCTACCTTAGTTTTATACTTGTATGCATGGAAAAATGCTTTTGAATATTTTGATATGGGCTATGCACAAACAGTTGCCCTTTTTGTGGGTGCCTTAGCCTTTA